Proteins encoded in a region of the Anopheles ziemanni chromosome 2, idAnoZiCoDA_A2_x.2, whole genome shotgun sequence genome:
- the LOC131292590 gene encoding UPF0046 protein C25E10.12, which translates to MKIDIHPLTHDPTSAWKEISKSQRVIKINTKPPAAEVPANKVRVVCMSDTHSLTHHIKFDVPDGDIFIHAGDFTRCGKLDEVIDFNEWLKKLPHKHKLVIAGNHELSFDNTFTHPFQNASACCKKTGSTLLDEIPTLGNSKESLAEAVKTENIRQYLSSCVYLQDEAIELYGLRIYGTPWQPEFCKWAFNVKRGQPCLDKWEQIPENVDILITHTPPVGHGDLCCSGVRAGCVELLATVQQRVKPKYHVFGHVHEGYGITSDGRIIFVNASTCDINYLPNNQPIVFDVTLPKGRTKDD; encoded by the exons ATGAAGATCGACATCCATCCACTGACGCACGATCCTACGTCGGCATGGAAGGAAATCTCAAAATCACAGAGGGTGATCAAAATCAACACCAAACCACCGGCTGCCGAAGTTCCAGCAAACAAGGTGCGCGTAGTTTGCATGTCCGATACGCATTCGCTGACGCACCACATCAAGTTCGACGTTCCGGATGGCGATATTTTCATACATGCGGGAGATTTTACGCGATGCGGAAAACTGGACGAAGTGATCGATTTCAACGAATGGCTAA AAAAATTACCTCACAAGCACAAGCTGGTCATTGCCGGCAACCACGAGCTCAGCTTCGATAACACCTTCACCCATCCATTCCAAAATGCGAGTGCCTGCTGCAAGAAAACGGGCTCCACCTTGCTGGACGAAATACCTACCCTGGGAAACTCGAAAGAGAGCCTGGCTGAAGCGGTCAAAACGGAGAACATCCGGCAGTACTTGAGTAGCTGCGTGTACCTTCAGGACGAAGCAATCGAACTGTACGGGCTCCGGATATACGGTACACCCTGGCAGCCCGAGTTCTGCAAGTGGGCCTTCAATGTGAAACGTGGCCAACCGTGTCTCGATAAGTGGGAACAAATTCCGGAGAACGTTGACATACTCATAACGCATACGCCACCCGTCGGCCACGGGGATCTGTGCTGTTCCGGCGTGCGTGCCGGATGCGTCGAGCTGCTCGCGACGGTGCAACAACGGGTGAAACCAAAATACCACGTCTTCGGACACGTGCACGAGGGATACGGGATCACCTCGGACGGTAGGATAATTTTTGTGAATGCTTCGACATGCGACATCAACTATTTACCCAATAATCAGCCAATCGTTTTCGACGTCACGCTACCAAAAGGTCGAACCAAAGACGACTAA